ATGGTCAATTCCCCCGTGACTCGAGCCAGACAGCTGGGGAGCCGGGGAAACACGGGATGTGGGATCCGGGCTCTGTGTTTCCCACTCTCTTGGTTCCCCTGGCACTCAAACCTCCAATGAAGCTCTAattgttcccagcaccctctccccaacttctttctcttccatcccCGCCTGGCAGGGTGAACCCCCCACACCGCACACAGTCTGGGCTAAGAAAAGTATCTTCCCTAGGTCCTTTTTCTCCTGGGCCACCAGGAATCTCAAACCAGAATAACTCGTGTTTTGAGCAACCCTAGCTTGGGTTTAGGGCCTAATGGTCCCTCTTCTTTGTGGCTTAATGTTAAGGTCTCCTTTTGTCAACCACAGGGATGGCAAGCCTGCTTCAAGGTCCCTAGTTCACCCCCAACGAGGAACCTCAGGGTTCCCTAGCCTCAATCAAAAGCCCTCAGGTTAACCCTGCACTTGGCATCACTGTCCGCATGACAGCCTACCTGGGGCTGTGGCCACGGAAATAGGCATGGACATACTCAGTGAAGGCTGTGGCCACAGGCAGGGTGTCCTGGGACCCCAGGACCACAGGGCTGGGGCCACGAGAGATGCCTGTGGGAAGATGGGGGTCAGAAGCAGGGCAAGCCTCACCCACTCAACCAGCATCCCAGAAAAGAGGACCCAAGGCCTCAAGTGGGGCTGCCCTACAAACCATGCGCCATCTGAGTGGAGAAGCCAGGCCGATCCGGGCCGATGCTGGGGGCAGAAGATCccagaggggaggggctgagggatCGGCACTGCAGGGAACGAGAGGATcagggctgtgagctgcccagagCTGCCTACAGGGGCGGCCCCTTCCCGACAGAAACCGCCTCACCATGCCACCCACCAGGTCACCGTTGCTCCTGGTGAGCGGGCAGGACACTTTTCTGGACCGAGGTCCCCTGGGTGGTGCAGCCAGGCCCTCCCTGGGGGTGGAGTCAGCAGGCAGCGAGGAGTCTAGAAAGAGGACAGTGCAGGGCTGGCTCCAGCAGGAGCTGGGGCATTAGCCCTTAAGAAACAATGGACTGAGGGCTTCTGGGTAAGAGCCCAGGGTGCGATGAACAGGGCTGTGTGTCGTTGCTGGCGGCTCAAGAGGTGGGTAAGCCACACCTGGGCCTCCACTCTGCTGTCACACTCCCTTGGCTCCGCCAGGAACCAGATTCTTTCCCATGGATGCCAGCTGTCCGCCAGTGTGACCAGGCCTCAGGTGGCATGTGAGAGCCTGACGCTCCCGTCCCACCCTCCCAGCCACTTAGGCTCTCGGCCGGGTGTTTTTCCCGCAGCCTGAGTGGGCGAGATGCCCATTTTGATGACATCTCCATTCAGCAGTGGCCACAGGGTTCAGCAAGGCCTCCTTCAAACTCGGAGTCCACAGATGTCTCAGGCCCACCCATCCTTCCAGCACCCGACTGCCGCAGCTCACTCCCAGCCTCATGGCCAAAAGGAGACTCCAGCATCACACACGGCCAAGTCAACACCCACCTTCTTGACACAGGGCTTTTGCTTGACCATCTGATGGTCCCACCTAGGAAGGCCTCCACCTGGCACCCAGTCTACCAGGGACACCCGCTGGGCTCACCTGCGCCTGCCTCTGGCCCCCACGGGCCTGGCGAGGGTGCACGGGGAATCGGGCCCCTGGCCTCTGGGTGTTGCATCCTGCAGGTGGGTGGGCTCTGCGGGGTGCCCGGCCGGGGGACCCAGGACTCAGGGGATGGGTCGGGGGCAGCATGCGATGGAGAGTCCAGGCCTGAGTCCTCCACATTCTCAGGGGacgaggaagagaaaggggatggGCTGGATGTGAAGCCCAGGCTGCTGGAGCCTAGGAAGGGGCAGGGGCGTGGTCAACATAGTCCACGCCCACACCCAAATGTCATCTCCCACATTAGTACACCCTCCACAAGCCCATAGCCATGCCCCTCCAAACAAGGGCCCACCCACTGTGGGGCCCTGTCCAGCTCTCCCTCTACCCGTGAAGTCCTCATGGTCAAAGGCTGACTCCAGCGGCGGCCCAAAGAGGCTCTTGGACAGTGGTTCCTCCGAGGCCAGCGGCCTCTCGGCACAGCTGGGAACAGCGACAGGGATGGGGCTGAGTCTGGCACCAGCCTTCCCACAGTCTTTCAGCCCACCCAGCCTGCATCACCCACCCAGCCAGCGCAGCCTGCATCACCATGCTAAGACCAGGCTTTGAAGCATTTAGACCCCATGTTTggcaaggcagggtctcactctgcccAGGCTCCTGAGCGCTGGGTGACATGCCAGTTTCATCCACAATTAAAGCCCCTAAAGTGTCCACAGGCCTCCCAGGCCAAACACAACACAAGCAGACAGCAGGCGCCTCATAAGTATCCAATAGCCTCGTAGTGAGAAAGCGGGAGGTGGGGCCcatctgcctggacagtcatgtCCCCGCAAGACCCACCTGCCGGTCCGTGGGGCTGACTGAGGTCTCTGTGGCTTCCCAGACGTGTCCCCTAGGACAGACAGAGCCTTGAGCTTCTGTCACACCAGGACTACGGCTGGATTTGTCAGACAGAGGCCCAAGGTGACGAGCATGGACAGAGGGGACAGCAGCCTGTGGGGTTCTAGTCCTGCCCCCGCTGCCCGTGCAACTCCCGTTAGTCCCACAGTGAAGCTGTTCGGTGGAGGAGGAGCCCGAGGGTGCGCAATCCCAGTTCCCCGCCATCCACGCTGCTTCCCCTCCAAGGGCATCTTCTAACCCAGATAGGCCAGGCTACTCACGCGACGAGTGACGTTTCATGGTGCCCTGAGGAAAAAGGGAGAAACCGACCAACATGAGGCCCAACTGCAGCCTGCTGGCCCCGGTGCCCCTCAGTCCCAGTTGCCCAGCTCACCCCTGGGCCTGGCGGGAGGATGAGGGTGCCGGCTGTGGCCCTGAGCTGGGCAGCTGCAGCCTCGGAGCTGCAGGCCGCGGTGCGGGGTGGGGCAGGCTTGATGTGAACGTAGAACTTTCTAGGCTCCTCGTCGTCAAAATCAGAGTCGCTAGAGGAGAATCGCGGGGGCTCGGCTGTGGGTGCACCTCTGTCAAGGAGCCAGTCTTGAATCTGACCACACTTCCCCACACAGAGGTCCCCTTATGCTCAGGAAACTACCCGGGGAGCTTCTATACAGCCACTACAGTCCAACACTGATgcccttcctccaggaagccctcctgGATATCCCACCATAAAAGCCCACCTTGTCTGTCCATCTTTATTCTGAAACAggctctctctacatagccccagctggcctggaacttaccaacTGGGCTCACACTCCAGGATTCACCAGTCTCTGCagcccactgcccagctctcacCCCCCTTACACAGGACAAGGGCCTGGGCCTGGCCCTCCCCAGGGGGACACAGTCACAGACAGGATATTGTTGTGGGAGACATCAGGGCGCACAGTGAAGCCTTCCTCGTCTACCTCTGGAGgcacctggggaggcagagtcatgTCCCTTAATGATCCTTAGTCTTGCCCCCTCGACTCCCTCCAGAATATATTCCAGGATGTAGGTAAATCCAAGGGGAAACTGAGCCACAGTAGAGCTTTTATTCCCTCACAGGGGGACCACAGACGCCAGACCGGATTCTGAGCCCCACCCTGGGCccctctggtctcctcaggcCTTGAAGATCAAGCCCTGCtcaccctctgcccctcccccacagtaCTCACCCCCGAATCAGACTCCAGGAAGTCACTGGGGACAAAGGAACAGGGGTGAGTGGCTGGTGCCAGCAGAAGGGATGCCCACCATGTTGCCCCAAGCTAGCCCATAGGCTGAGACCCTGGGTCTTCTTTGAGAATGTGAAGCCagactgtggtggtgcacacctttaatcccagcactcgggaggcagagacaggtgagtttgaagccagcctggtctacaaagcaagttccaggacaggctccatagccactgagaaaccttgtcttggaaaataaaagagagagagaagagagagagagagagagagagagagagagagagagagagagagagagagagagagagagagagaaagagaggcatcTAGGGGGAGCTGTCAGAGATGGCCTCTAACAGCAGAGCAGATGAGAAGCTAGCCTTGGGAAAGGCAAGGACCATGTCCAACCTAGGTTACAACGGGCCAAGCAGCTTCTGGCCCGCCTGGGTGAAAGGAAGAATTCCAGACTAGTCTAGGGAGTGGCTCTGTTGGGCTAGCCTGGGACAGAGGTCTTTCTGGGCTAGCCCAGGCTGAAGTGATCTGGACTGGTCTGACATAGGGAGAGTACCATAGGGAATTTCTATGCTAGCTGGAGCAAGAGGCAGAATTTCGGGCTAGCTTGGAGCACTTTCTTACACAGAGGCACGGGGCTCCCGCCGGCTCAGTCCTGGAAGACGGAAGGCCTTGGCTCCTCGGAGGCGTTTCATTGCTGTAGACAGAGAGGGTGGGCATGCTAACCTCTGGAAGGTTCTCCCCCTTTCTATTCAGAACTCCCTCCCACACCTCTGGTCTAGCCTGGGCATCCAGGCCCAGACGTACTTGCCTTCCTGCAGGGCAGCTGTGCTGTAGGCATCAAAGTCCAGAGGCCCTGGGGCAAAAAGAAAGGCATCTGAGGAGCGACGCAGCCTGGCCGGGATAGCAGGGCACCGGGCTCCACAATGGGAGCCATGGAGGGTATGAGGGAACCTAGGAGCGGCACACGGGGGCAGACTGGACAGCAAGCCCGCAAGGAGGAAGGCTTTCCTGGTCACCTGGGTCTGGGGACACAGCGTGCCAGCATTTAGGGGATTGTGATCTCCACTTCAGTGATGAGGCAGCGCTCAGAGACACGCGACTATAGTCTCCCGGCGAGCCCAGCCGTGAGCAAAGGACCCAAGCCCGCCTTCTCTCGGCTCTCACAAGGGCATCGTGTACGCAATGGTTCCTGGAGGAACCGCCGAGCCTCCCAGCAACGCTCTCATGCCGCCTTTGGGACTATGTGAGATCAGATGCCTTCTCCACGTGGGCTAGGGGACAGAGAACTGCCACCGGCCCATTTTTCCAAAGAAGAAACCCATGGTCAGGGAGGCCTGGCTGTCACTCACCAGGCTTCTCGTGGCCGGTGCCCTTGCTCTCTGCAAACTTCCTGAGAAGCATGTCCACAGTCACATTTTCCACGTTCTGCTTAAATTCTTCGTGCACCTGGTAGGGGGCAGGGCATGAGGGGTGGGCCCTCGGTGGGCGGGACAGGAGGGCGGGGCCTATCCTCACCTGCCCGATCTGCACGTGGGTATCCTCCACCGAGTGCGCATAGGAGCCCAGCAAGGCCTTCATGTGCTGCAGGTGGGCCTCCTCCATGGCCTGAAAGCGCTGAGATGGGAAGGGCAAGTGACCCAGGCTGACCGATCAGATCAGTCCCGCTTCCAGCTCTGATCGGCTTAGAGAAGCATGAGACTCCGCATTCGGATTTTTGGGGTAAGTTAAAAGCACACCTCTGCCCCCAACCTCCCCGCCCCCATGTGCCTGCCTTTGATCCTAGTactggtagaggcaggaggatctctgagttcgagaccagcctggtctacatagtgagacctcaaaaaagaaaaatggtcctGCTGGATCAGAGACGCAGCTActctgacacacacaaacacaccagtGTGTCCTCTGCCAGCCAAGGAATGAGGTCCCCAGAAACCAACGACCAGCCGCAGAGATGACATTCTAATGACCCCATTGGAACACCTGGATCCAGCCACACCTGATGTCCCTGCAGTAGCAAACCCGTGTGGTGGGGTATTTGTTTACACTGATAAAGATGTATCTAtcaggcacctgattggtttaataaggagctggatggccaatagctaggcaggagaggataggcgggacttctgagcagagaaaagagagagagagagagagagagagagagagagagagagagagagagagagagagagagagagagaggaactttgggaagaagaaaggcgggATTCGGCAGCGAGACGTGGAGACAGTAGCAcatacagaagagaagagaggtaaaaagccacatgACGAACATAGATTAACAGACACGGGTTGActtgagttataagagctggcTGGGAACACCAAGGCCAAGGTCAagccttcataattaataataagtctccgtgtccgTATTTGGGGACTGGTGGAGCAGTGACCCTGCTCTCAGGGGCCAATGCCCTCTGGAAAGGCAAACCCATCATAAGGGGCAGAGCAGCCCCCAGCGCCATGTGCTACGGGAACCCATcagcagggagcccatgcagCCAGATACCCACACAAAAACCAGGCCCAGACTGCTAAAGACCTCCGAAAATGCTTAGAtgcaaattttcaaaaataaatagtttaaaaataataagtctttaaagagagaataaagtaatataaaaagaatacacAATGTATAGGTGGAAAATGCTCGGCGTCTGGATCGGGCATGTGTTTGGTTgagtttgaattttttgaatgttgATGAGCAAAGGGCAAACACTGCCGACAGACACCTCATTATAGaaaaaactgctaaattaaaccaacctatatattttgaggATACTTTAACTTCAATTCCAACAACAAATGCATAAGTAaatctgtttaaatgaaaatttcttctttttctcagaaTGCTAAAGCTGGCGTTATATTTGATATATAGCCCAGAATGaccctgaattcctgatcctcctgcctcaggtcccTGGGGTTGAGGACAGGGCACCCCTGCAGGGAGTGTGGGGACCAGCCGCCACAGGGCGAGGATCTCACCAAGGCCGAGTCTAGCATCTTGGTCTCGAAGTCAGCCCGGGCAGAGTTGTACTTATCCACAGAGCGTCGCAGGCTGTCGGCTGCCTTCTTGCTTTTGGTTTCTGCCTGGGAATCATAGACAGAGGACCGTGTGAGTCGCCATGGGGACCATCAGGTCGCTTTACCACCCTGCCAAGCCATCTTCTGAAATCCAGGGGAGATGGCCTCACAGTTTAGTGCCCAGCGCTGGGACCAACAAACCTTGTCCATCTCCTTCTGGCTGGTGTTCTCTCTGCGCAGCCGCTCCACATCCATGCAGCGGCTCAGATAATTCTCCCGAGACTTCGGCAAGAGCTGACCCACGCTGGCCAACACCTGCACTGCATCCACAGTGCCCAGAACTTCCTCCTTGCACTGTAGGTAGGGAAAAGCAGGGAAGGGCTTTGGGTCAGGGGTGGAGAGACAGCCTGGAATCCTCAGTGAgcggctgggggcgtggctcagggtgGAGCCTCTGCCTAGGCTCCGCCAGTGAGGGGCGGGGCAGGCGCCTGAGCAGGCTTTCCCAGTTTCACCCCCACACACTCATAAGCTGCAAGTGGGTGCACCGGCCCATCTGGGGTCCTGAGTGCCCCAGGGCCCCGCACGCCTGCCAGGGCGGCCGCTACCTTCTTGTGGGCCTTGAGCTGCTCCTCGCCATAGCGCAGCACGTCCTTGAGGAGGTCCTGAAGTTTCCGCGTCAGCTCTAGGTGGCACAGCGCCAGTTTGTCCGAGGACACACGGAAGACCTCCCAGAGCGGGGCGAAGGTCCTGGGGACAGGCAGAGTCCAGAGTGTCTGATACCCCCGGGACCCTCACACAGCACAGCTGTCATTGCTGACAGGGAACTTGGCAGAAGTCGAGTCCCTCAGGTCCCGGGTTGCCTTTACTAgagttccacacacacacacgcccagcTGCACTCACCCCATCGGGGTGCCATTGCTGGCGAGCTTGGACAGCTTGGCCATGGCCTTCGAGTATGTCTCTTCGATGCTGGCCCTGCATCGGAAGAaggacaaagacaggcagattcaAGTACCCGGAAACAGgcctttctctgcctcagtttccacccCCCATCTCTACACCTTGCTCTCAAAACAAAGTTTTGGAAACTGATtggataattttgtttttccttaagcaatctttttaattttagggtttttttttaacggTCTGTATATGTGGCCTAGGCGGGTCTCAAACTCGTGGTAGCTCTGCCTCAGCTcgccctagtgctggggttatgggagTACACCATCATGCCTGCATCACACGTTTCCACTTCTGATGCCAGGACTCAGGATTTTAACCCCCTCTCATGAGTACGTGATCTTATTTTCAGTACAGGAGGTAACAGACCCCTGGAACACGGTTTAAAAGGTGCATGCTggtcagtgagatggcccagtgggtaaagactTGCAGCCAAGTCTAAGAtctacctgagttcagtctccaaaaCCCACGTGTGAAAGGAACCAGCTTGActaagctgtcctctgcccttcacGTGTGTGTCCTGGAATGAGCACCAACCCctccacaaaatagaaaataaaatcaaaataaacaaaaggtggCTTGAGGCAGAAATGGTCCCTCGGGATTGGAGACCTTGAGGTGCCTAGGTCATTTGATTCCCGGAGACCCAGGAGATCTACACCCTGGATCCTTCCCTGAATCCCAGTAAGGACCTTGTGAACCAGAGCCCAGGGCGGGCGTGTCCCGCCCCCTCACCTTTCCCTAATGAAATCAGCCAGTTCCTTGGTGGCCACAGGGCCCTGCTTCACACAATGGTAGAGGACCTCAAAGCCATGGTTTTTGTCACCCTGTAAGGGATGAGAGAAGAGATGTAGAAGGCAGAAGGGGACATCAGGTTGCCTAGCAACAGAGACAGGCCTTCTGCGGAGAGGGGGTGAGACCTAACTGGATTGGCGGGCTGCACTTCTCCCCTGGCCAGTGGGAAACCTGGGACTTTCACTGCATTTTTAAGGTCCCACCATCTCCTCCTGGGTGCCCCTTTATGTGCCCAGAGGTCGACATCACGGGTCTTCCTCTATCGCccgccgcctgcctctgcctccctgcgcTGTTACTTGTCCTGCCATgccagctttttacatggctgCTGGGGCCTTGAATTCAGATCCTGCTGCTTGTAATGCAAGTACTTTTCCAACCAAGTCAAAACAGGACAAACCCAGGAAAGTCTTATATCCGAATGTCCCTGCCACcgtccccatcccccaccccagacCCATGGTTCTCAGAGGCCAACACCCCAAAAGTCCTTAGTGtgttcctgcttcctctcctcagctCAGCTTCCTCCT
The sequence above is a segment of the Chionomys nivalis chromosome 20, mChiNiv1.1, whole genome shotgun sequence genome. Coding sequences within it:
- the Fcho1 gene encoding F-BAR domain only protein 1 isoform X1, which translates into the protein MSYFGEHFWGDKNHGFEVLYHCVKQGPVATKELADFIRERASIEETYSKAMAKLSKLASNGTPMGTFAPLWEVFRVSSDKLALCHLELTRKLQDLLKDVLRYGEEQLKAHKKCKEEVLGTVDAVQVLASVGQLLPKSRENYLSRCMDVERLRRENTSQKEMDKAETKSKKAADSLRRSVDKYNSARADFETKMLDSALRFQAMEEAHLQHMKALLGSYAHSVEDTHVQIGQVHEEFKQNVENVTVDMLLRKFAESKGTGHEKPGPLDFDAYSTAALQEAMKRLRGAKAFRLPGLSRREPRASVDFLESDSGVPPEVDEEGFTVRPDVSHNTTAEPPRFSSSDSDFDDEEPRKFYVHIKPAPPRTAACSSEAAAAQLRATAGTLILPPGPGGTMKRHSSRDTSGKPQRPQSAPRTGSCAERPLASEEPLSKSLFGPPLESAFDHEDFTGSSSLGFTSSPSPFSSSSPENVEDSGLDSPSHAAPDPSPESWVPRPGTPQSPPTCRMQHPEARGPIPRAPSPGPWGPEAGADSSLPADSTPREGLAAPPRGPRSRKVSCPLTRSNGDLCRSLSPSPLGSSAPSIGPDRPGFSTQMAHGISRGPSPVVLGSQDTLPVATAFTEYVHAYFRGHSPSCLARVTGELTMTFPAGIVRVFSGTPPPPVLSFRLVHTAPVEHFQPNADLIFSDPSQSDPETKDFWLNMTALTEALQHQAEQNPTASYYNLVLLRYQFSRPGPESVPLQMSAHWQCGPTLTRVTVEYSYRAGATTVSTPLTNVQILLPVGEPVTSVRLQPAASWSTEEKRFTWKLPDVCETGGPAGSGRLSASWQPQSGPSTPSPVAAQFTSEGATLSGLDLELLGGGYRMSLVKRRFATGMYLTSC
- the Fcho1 gene encoding F-BAR domain only protein 1 isoform X2, whose amino-acid sequence is MSYFGEHFWGDKNHGFEVLYHCVKQGPVATKELADFIRERASIEETYSKAMAKLSKLASNGTPMGTFAPLWEVFRVSSDKLALCHLELTRKLQDLLKDVLRYGEEQLKAHKKCKEEVLGTVDAVQVLASVGQLLPKSRENYLSRCMDVERLRRENTSQKEMDKAETKSKKAADSLRRSVDKYNSARADFETKMLDSALRFQAMEEAHLQHMKALLGSYAHSVEDTHVQIGQVHEEFKQNVENVTVDMLLRKFAESKGTGHEKPGPLDFDAYSTAALQEAMKRLRGAKAFRLPGLSRREPRASVDFLESDSGVPPEVDEEGFTVRPDVSHNTTAEPPRFSSSDSDFDDEEPRKFYVHIKPAPPRTAACSSEAAAAQLRATAGTLILPPGPGGTMKRHSSRDTSGKPQRPQSAPRTGSCAERPLASEEPLSKSLFGPPLESAFDHEDFTGSSSLGFTSSPSPFSSSSPENVEDSGLDSPSHAAPDPSPESWVPRPGTPQSPPTCRMQHPEARGPIPRAPSPGPWGPEAGADSSLPADSTPREGLAAPPRGPRSRKVSCPLTRSNGDLCRSLSPSPLGSSAPSIGPDRPGFSTQMAHGISRGPSPVVLGSQDTLPVATAFTEYVHAYFRGHSPSCLARVTGELTMTFPAGIVRVFSGTPPPPVLSFRLVHTAPVEHFQPNADLIFSDPSQSDPETKDFWLNMTALTEALQHQAEQNPTASYYNLVLLRYQFSRPGPESVPLQMSAHWQCGPTLTRVTVEYSYRAGATTVSTPLTNVQILLPVGEPVTSVRLQPAASWSTEEKRFTWKLPDVCETGGSGRLSASWQPQSGPSTPSPVAAQFTSEGATLSGLDLELLGGGYRMSLVKRRFATGMYLTSC